actcaaccagagctcatcttcagagcaacacaaccgtacaccatgctactaaCACGCGCCacataaatctgcctaaaagttcattacttagtactcagttttgacgcatttttgagatacaatatttatgcgacgtctttacgttactcccggattgtgttcgaatcgcttaaaggtatgtgcctattcaattattggaattatacctttatagtttttgtggtactagtcggggcaatgaactttaaggcaaagttaggcggcggaaggtatagcaTGGTGTgcggttgtattgctctgaagattAGCTCTGgctgagttcaaaacgcgtctgTGTAGTGCGGTAGTGGTTATaaagcaaagtaacgcctaattcaataatgTATAACACAACGTATGTAATGTATGTGTAATGTGTAATACAGTCAGACTTATATCAAGGTCGAATTACTTatgttacattatattatttgaaacaGAAAAACGTTCAAGAGTAGCCTAGaacttataattaaaaatttattgtaatacaaAGCAACAaggattatttatttcttttgcagtattaaatgatattgtgacggataactcacgtcttaaatcgagtttagcttgacatgtttcgggctatttcgtagcccttcttcaaatgacacatgacaTGACACGATGATGTTTTGTTGGAACTTTTTGGTGTTATGTAAACCTAGTTATAAAGCTTTGTTTCTTCTAGTTGTGACAAAGTCACTCATTATTCTTTTGCTTGTTCGAAATTATTATAGGTTTTCTACAAGTAGTaaaaagcgccatctagtataAGGTGACGTTACTAAGAATGGCACGAGCTTGAATCTTCAAACGCAGCACTGAGCAGGAATAAAATTAGTGGTGCTcaacaaataaaattgttgtCCAATTTTCCAACAGATGTCGCTGCCTTATATAAGTTGCTAGTCTTTACCCGCGGGTTTGCACGCATAAGTCATTAGATACAGTAGCTGAGTTGAAATCCCGAGATTTTACTAAACTCCCTTGAGAACTCCATCGTGGGCTTTATTGATGTTGCATTATATAACAATATTTACTGCCTAATTTCGTGACTCCATACCCAGTGGATaggatttcgagattttattcctatcccgtggggatatcggtataaaaagtagcctttttgttattccagatatccagctatctacatagcaaatttcagcCAAATGCGTTCATCCATTTTAgagtgaaggagtaacaaacatacacacaaatacaacagcaaatactcacaaattttcgcatttatcatattagtaggattatttgAACTTTTGATCATTTTGAAACAATActtgttataattttgaaatttttgttaAGTTggatacttacttaataatgcATGTGCAGCAAAATCTAACCTCCTGCGAGCggcccaccatacaacaaaatatgacatcgaaatttaaaacttaatatctcatggataaagttgaatttatttttttgtaaatttgaatgatacagagaaaatgacactttatccctttttaaaagatataagttctattgctaacaatatgtacaatatgtactagtattattactttgaaccccaggaggtacttaaatcaagaaaaacacagtGTTATACAtgatgatattaatttattaattgatcaagttttcttcgttttaaattttaacagtttttcAAGATAATTATCATAATTACTACTGGGTGCTTCCCACGAgatataactacaaaatatcgaatttcatattaataacattcaaaagatataatGAACGTTAGCTATAACAggaaaaagtataattttttaacGTATAACGCTTAAGTTAGGTatataacgttatttttatataacttcaatttgtataagatttatatggactaatttcttttaacataacataacatacattaggtatatcactcatgatatataataatatatattgtgtaaatgttaaattatgtggtgGCGAGCGAGCGAAACGAGCGAGTATGGCGAAActgggcagaagcgacttggataggttataGGTTAGGTCCCATTACAACTGatagtaataaaaacattttctaCGCAAATTAATACACATAATGCCACTCACATTTATATGTGTCGTACAGACTTAGCTATGATGCCAGATTGGTAGTGGAGATgcaagataaaaatattatacttcattgatatagacctcagCAAAGCCTCACTTCAATCAAtcagttaattattataatacacaGAATAATTACAATTTATATTTGGCCGATATCAAATTCAAGACACAGAATCGATTATCATAACACGAAATTTTAAGACAGCGTAcctaaaagttatttttttagctttgagatttaaattgcaaatttaacTAAGCTTTACACTTACTTTATATCTACGTTAAAacttagtaggtaagtactcaatgagggctatcgcgaatgaattcgccactagaggcgctagtgtagcgtgaggtctccgaaatgtcaaatctcatagttcttgggtgagctacgcgggttaatttataattagaataattttgtgaatattttgcaatagctgaaattaattatgccaaatatgcgttccggggcaatgaatgtctgtgttttgagacagttttgtctttcggaaacctttgtcctcccttttttccgaacaaagcgGGGACTaaacaacactgtggcatgctcgatatttttatggtacggttttaaggtatattaaatatgattttaatctaacctTTGTTTGTACGCCCGTGTacaaacagactttgaaagccatacttaaaaacctcacgcaacagtgcgccatctagtgagacaaaaaacgatagccctcattaaatctAAATACGTTAttggtaaaaaacatttttaatacaaacttttttgctgactacatttgcataccaaatttcaagtcgaaaTCATTAACCGTCTTGAatagttccgtcctgcggagactatACTGCATGGCCGGACTACCGGGaagtcactaccagattattgttttgtcacgcaatttacacaagtatgccgagtactgaaagttggtcaaatttaacttgcaagatttgactacagacagaccgacaacgGGATAGAtgaaacctatatcgaaaatacaaactgaaatatagatgcacagaaaaaccagaaaaataagaccagcgctgggaatcgaacccaggtcctcggcattccgtgccgtgtgctataccgctacaccaacTAGAATACTGATAACTGATACTGggataggtgaaactaaaagcttgtaaaaaggccCCCGTGTCATAGCTCCCACAGGCTAGTAGCATTGCTTTGTTGAAAAGCAATGGCAATttgttgagagagatagctgctaGTCATTAGGTCTTCGGTATTCTAGACGCTTTAGCACTTCTTTAGTTGTTTTTAATTAGATCGTATTATTGAAGCTCACACTGCGCACACAAATGTCTGGTTGACATGTGTTCCtgttgttttagttcattcgcAATGTCTTGAGCAAGCAATTTAAGATCAACCGCACCAGACTCAGTCAAATTATTTCTATCAGAAAGTATTTCAGCGTATTCACTGCCCTCATAGATGCCGATGAAGAGAGGAATCTGGCAAACAGTCAGAAGGTAGAGGAAAGGCCGATCTGCGACGAAGGTTTCCACGAGTTCCAAGGAAACTATTTGAATCTGTAACactgaaataaaactaaatccTGGAGAAATAGAAACTGGTATTTACTTACTTCAAAaaattgttgtttctttaaaaaaaatatggctctatacattggaggtcaattttgccagtgactagtagtttttgccgtcgtacggtaaaaaaaatctagaaaacgaaatatgagaggtaatggtggatgagcGATGAACAGCAATCTTCTTCAAAATATTAAATCTATTAAtgtgataaaatttaaataagtcattttttttttaagttgacaTTTTCAGTCGTATTTCGTTCCTATGCGTGTTAACTTTTTAAGGTTTTTGACattttcctgtatttttttttaatgtcgaCTTAAAAGCTTagtactaaattaaatttaaatacgtttctggtaaaaaaatcatttaatttaatcgCTTCTATTAAGAAGCGTTTTTTGCTGATCACTTTTTGACGACTTTTCTTGCATTGTTACctaaactaattttaatttcaagtcgatgccattaaccgtgtTGATTAGTTctgtcctgtggagacaatTCTGTCCagactacctacttataataattattactgtACTTTTATGCAATTTACagaagtatgccaaatttcaagtcaatccgactactggaagttcgtcgaatttaacttgcaaaatttgactacagacagacaataggacagatgaaactaaataaaagcttgtaaaaagactCCCGTGGCATAGCTCCCACAGGCTAGTAGCATTGCTTTGTTGAAACGCGATGGAAATTTGTTGAGAGAGAGCTGCTAGCCGTTTGGTTTGCAGTATTATAGGCGCTTCCGCACTTCTTtacttgtttttaacccccgatgcaaaaagaggggtgttataactttgaccgctatgtggaTCTGTGcgactgtgtgtctgtctgtctgtctgtggcacatttttaaattacttagccCTTGGCTACTACTTATATGACTTGGGTACTACACTATAGTGAAATTGCTTATCATTAAAGTATAAAACTTTATCATTTTTCACAATAACATTACAAGTATGCCGCAGTCGGATCGTATAATCCGCCGTATTAGATTACGGCTAGCCGTTTTCAAAAACAGGGCCGTTTTGAAATGCGGCGGTTCAACGATTAGCCGGACTGAATGCGGCTGTATGAAAATCCTCCGGAATGTATTCGGTGCAATACGTTCTTCGACACGGCTAGCCGTAATGTAATACAGAGTCATTAGCCGGCGCTTTGACAGTTTTTAGTTCTTTGACTCTAAATCGACGGAGCTCCGAGCGGAGCTCTCTGGTTTAACACCTCACTAAGCCTTTTAAGAAGGGCCATATCATACTCAGTCAAATCATTTCTTTCAGAAGGTACTTCAGCATATTCACTGCCCTCATAGATGCCAATGAAGAGCGGAATCGTGCGAGCAGTCAGCAGGTAGAGGAAAGGATGACTGGCCTCGAAGCGTTTTATCGATCTTGCACAACAAGGTATTTGCACGTTTGACGCTGGAattatagtagtagtagttaaaCAAggaattcattcatttatttaagaatCTGAGACTTGTTTGTGGAGTTGATCTAGTACGTGAGGGAAAAAGCAGAGGAGGACCTCCAGGTGTTTGTCTTCTGTCAATTAGACTAAGATCTGAATTAGGTTAAGTCGTTACTTCTCGGCCAGAAAAAGTTCTTATGCTCTTTTTGTGTTTCTAGAATATTCTTGAGTATTGCAATGTGCTTACTTGTGCTAGCAGTTGCTTCGGTGCCGTTCTCATCTACTATGATCAAGGCTTTCTGGATCGCATCAGACACGAACAGCTTCTCGTTTGACTTCAACATGTTGATGTCTGCTTTCTTGTCATCAAATATGGTTTTGACTCCCAGCTGAAATGATATCATAATATTTTtggttaaattaattaattaaatttcgcACAAATTGAAAGACTATAGAAGagacattattaaaaataaaatgaacctCGATTTAGTAATAAGCTTAGTTTAGTAGTATTATGTAAGGTGATGTCAATTTAATACCAGATTTAACGACTAAGTgccaataaaattatatttgaccggataactcacgtcttaaattgagtttagctctaGATGTTTCGAGCTAATTcttagcccttcttcttaggagctACGTGACTCGGTGGTTGCTgtaacacgcgcactgcgcgccaccgctctgctcccgcgagctaaactcgatttaagacgtgagttatccggtagaatctaatctatctaatacatttaaacgagcaattcttgtatatatcgGAATATCTAAAAACTGGGGAACATCTGAATCCGATCCAGTCATTTTTGTGGGCAGATTTCTGGGTTGCAGGACAGAATTGAAACAAGTTTGTTAGATGAAAATAAACTTCGCTATTTACACTTTTCAGTGGTCACAGTACAAAATAGTATTGAAAATTATTCGGTAAAATTAGAGAAACGTTTTAAAACGGTTTTAAATCAATCACATCACAGAAACTTAATGAAAACTCATTTAACTTTCATGAAACGCAGATCAATTCCCGAGGTTACCAATTCGACATTCGACCTTCCATCTTTTTCCGAACTGACAGTTGACAATCGGTTTCCCGCCAATAACCTCAGACTCTGACAGCGCACCGCGCACGGCAACGCTGGCGTTTCGTATGTGCTATAATACCAatctttagtaatttttataTGGCGATGACCAATATTcattattcaaaatattaacgcttgttaccgagttttagcccgagcaaagctcggtcgcccaggtactataatttaatatgagtgagtctcacggtactttcatgttaaaaaataagtgcaaattattatatttttctttttggaTTGCAAAATGGACCAATTGATATACATTATTGACCAGAGCGATATTTCTATTATTAATGATTGCTTCTCTCAACTGATAAGATCAGTACTTAGTATGTATTTTATGATATCGATGCCTAAAGACAATCTTTATAAaatcaataacaaaaaatatagcaaaaaattaaattgaaccTTGGGCAGCAGAGTTTTCAAATCTATTGTGGTTTCCACCCTGAACTTTGGGATCGAGACGACAAGCTTAGTACTCTTCATGGTTTCTATGTCAGCCATAATGTTGTGTCCTGAAGCCAGCTTCTCCAGCACGGATTTTAGGCCTTCGACTTCGTCTGGCAACACGATGATCATGCTAGCGTCAGATTCCTTGTACTTCAGCTGAAGCAGCTGAAAATTTTGTGCAGTGAGGATAGGCAGCACCAGTAGCTGCACCCACACGCTCCTAACAGCACCGGCAACAGGGACGTTACCAGCGCTGCTTATCCTCATGGCAGCCAAATGATCTGTGTGAGCATCTGTAATAAATCAGGCTAAAGCCTTaccagccttattcataaaaaatccttaattgaggtttgatcggtctgttacttagcagactgattaagcttgttagacagTTGGCAAGAAGTACGAGTATGATgaataaacgcttgctagcagtctgctagttgttgagctgctgatagacggattagacgcgttatgttggccatcttgacaaatcaaagacaaaaaatggcctcatcgataatttaaaaaaaaattgacagcagtaacagcaaattagcaggaaaaagaataaaaagcgagatgtttgttttcccgccatttccgatcctcatgtttatgttgtatctaagtgcaaaaagccgtatttttttcatatttattgttagtaaagtagcagtaataaatacctaatttagaggatttttaaatacaaattcctgaaaataaattttcctttcactaaaaatatcttcggtatggttttttgctcttgtcaaagccagctgttcaaacttgtggcggccattttgtgacttagcagggagataaaggagagTCTACGGTCCtgtaactttagcagagccttgatcgactgattagcgcaaacagacgtttatgaatcatgttttttagcatcgggccttcaaggagccttcaaggaggctctaactttttatgaataaggctgttagaggATACGCTAGCTAActtgatttgtatttgtacgGAGCAGGTGAaagcctattgaaaaatagtataagCAACGCTGAATGAACGCGTCCCTAGTCCCTAGTGCCCGCGCCCTAAAAGTTACATTGAATTGACCCAAAACTAAACCGAAGATATCTCAGATTTAcacgtttgtttttttttttgttttttgttttggatttcacgggatgaccgtaaaagtaacaaatttggagtttaaattaaaaatacaaaaacactccgaaaccaatcataatttgattgctatatagcgacatctcttgtccgggtgagcagtTAGTTCCGAAGGAATATTGAAGACTATCtatgagagctaaaacatagatgtcgctagtgtcgctgcttaagtggctaaataagaaaaaagcaagctgagatatgtggttcataggagaaatttgtgtctaaaacctgtccagtggtggtgtgggggtatagcacgcagcacggaatgctgaggacctgggtttgatttccagcgctggtctctttttctgtgcatccatgtttcagtttgtatatgACCGCAATAGTACCTagcaaatttggagttgaactaaaaaatacaaaatgactccaaaaccaatcatagtcaaatttttgctcagaaattTATGAATTTGACTGTAGTAagaatatcaaatttacaaggaaagttATAACGGCTcaattttcttgagaattattagtagtttaaaaataaatagcagctaaggtataaaatatacctaaacttgtaagGTTCTGTAcagaatacgaaatccttagaaaaatgttaggtacttgatttttttcgtaatggctaccattgccaagaaaaaagctatttttccaaaacaaaatattacatattacaattctcttaattattaaatccaggaaaaaaatagaataatacattttttttttacattagaataaatgttttattaattaaaaattattactaaaagtaaaataaaactatctaaaattGGTTATTCGTTGATAAGTTAGTTAAGTAGGTACCGAACTCTAAACATTTTAAGAGATTAATATATTATGAAATCCACcgatcattaaaaaaaaatagataaactcTATCGTCGTGTTCAGGTGATGATGAATAGAATGAGGGTACTTCCGTTTCGCCGTCAGGATGCGTTCATAACGTAGGTACTTGAGTGAGAGCTTCAATAAGAACTTCTTTTGGAATACAGGTGTTTTATTTCACCAGccgataataattaaattacaaaaccaaTCAGAGTATGTACAGAGCTAATCCACAGACGAACTGACAGGTGTTGTCGTCCCTACAGTCCGAAGTAGAAGGACACTCCGAGTCGGAGCCCGTTCAGGTGCACCGCAACCGGTAGTTACGTCACACTCCGTGTGCCGCCATctctatatttcaattatttgcaATACTCAATTGACAATCCTTTATGGCTTGATTATTGTTATCCACGACATACATGATATTTACGTCCAGTGGACCGTAAAAAAATGGAAATGTATAAAGTCGCTTAaggtcaaaattataatatcattctgaaatatttttacaaatatattttggGCAAGGATCCAAGTTACTGACATAGATGCTACATACATTTCAGGTCGAGTAACCAtgaagcttttggattccgaaatGAAGTTTATTACTTACTGGTCCTGTgtataaattactgttcgcctatctttgagttttcctttccagtttaggttagcttcaaaagatcccttttagggataagttcgcctttgtactctttttgttttgttgtttcctttttgtattattttgtgttttatgtagaATATTTACATACATCATTACCTCAGCTTTTAATTCTTGACTGGTTCCATAGTTGAAATACTCCTCGGGTGATGATATCATAGGAACGTGAATTTTGGTGGTCTTGTTTACTAGGAACGAACTGTTTCCTAACGCCGCcactttaaatttattgaccCAGAGACCCTGAAACCgttttaattacataatttaataatttcataacATGGCTGAATTGTTCGAAAACAAATAAGTAGCTATGGATaactaacaaacaaatacaCCAAAAAAGTAAGCATAAGGATCTACCAGTCTACTCTTTTCAAGATTAGAGTCAGTAGACTTGAGCAAGCTTCCTTTGGTCTCATCCGCATTTTTTATCAAGTGAGAAAGAGATCATcaattaagccgtggtggcctagtggtttgacctatcgcctctcaagcagagggtcgtgggttcaaaccccggctcgcacctctgagtttttcgaaattcatgtgcggaattaaatttgaaatttaccccgagctttgcggtgaaggaaaacatcgtgaggaaacctgcacaaacctgcgaagcaattcaatggtgcgtgtgaagttcccaatccgcactggacccgcgtgggaactacggcacaagccctcttgttctgagaggaggcctgtgcccagcagtgggacgtgtataggctgggatgatgatgatgagaaagaGATCATCAATTGCATAATTGGATAAGTGTATCATGTGGTCACCATGGCTCTTGTACAGAATTTCTTAATACGAGTAATCACTAAAAGCTTAGCATGTAAAAAATCTCTATATTTAAGGTTTTTGTTTCATAAGACCTTCTCCGTTCCTTCGTGGATAAAAAGTCTTAACATGAACTCCTGGCCGACTTACTCACAAACGTCCAAACCAAACTCTTGGATTGAAAAAGCTGCACTTTTACATTGTAATTCCCTTTGATATGTATATTGATTGACGagcagatggcctagtggttagagaacccgaagcttgaggtcccgggttcgattcccgtgtcggggcagatatttgtatgaaaaatacgaatgtttgttctcgggtcttgggtgtttaatatgtattttaagtatgtatctatatctatataattatatttatccgttgcttagtacccataacacaagctttgctaagcttactttgggactaggtcaattggtgtgaattgtcccgtgatatttatttatttatttattgatcaaGAATCCATATTCTTTTCCCCATGAGAATTTCGCTAAATAAATGCCTAAGTCCATACTTAGGCTATCTAttacctgactatgaagcttgaggtcccgggttcgattcccggccggggcagatatttgtatgaataatacgaatgtttgttctcgggtcttagatgtttaatatgtatttaagtatgtatttgtatatataagtatgtttatccgttgcctatagtatccatagtacaagctttgcttagtttgggactaggtcaattggtgtcaagtgtcccatgatatttatttattttatttatttaattattactactTTTCTTGATGTGAGTGATGTTAAAAATTGTATACTCGTATTTTACTTGGCTGTAATTTAGCATCTGTTGTTTAAGGTAGGTATCTCGTGCGTTGAAACTTTCGGCTGCGCTCAAATTGTAGCGTTTAAGGaatgggcgttttaaaaaaaaagtgtaa
This portion of the Choristoneura fumiferana chromosome 14, NRCan_CFum_1, whole genome shotgun sequence genome encodes:
- the LOC141435288 gene encoding antichymotrypsin-2-like isoform X1; the protein is MKRKVSYSVANFAAKFCNELGTNKTSICSPLSAEMVLALLALGCKNQTREELLLLLDVTDDKAIRSSYKYLTSTLKGIKGTTLNLANKVYLKEGGELKPGIKEDAKKIFQASLEQLDFDNKEAAAKTINNWVAQNTNNKITNIVSPDMFTENTRILLVNAIYFQGLWVNKFKVAALGNSSFLVNKTTKIHVPMISSPEEYFNYGTSQELKAELLQLKYKESDASMIIVLPDEVEGLKSVLEKLASGHNIMADIETMKSTKLVVSIPKFRVETTIDLKTLLPKLGVKTIFDDKKADINMLKSNEKLFVSDAIQKALIIVDENGTEATASTTSNVQIPCCARSIKRFEASHPFLYLLTARTIPLFIGIYEGSEYAEVPSERNDLTEYDMALLKRLSEVLNQRAPLGAPSI
- the LOC141435288 gene encoding antichymotrypsin-2-like isoform X2, which translates into the protein MKRKVSYSVANFAAKFCNELGTNKTSICSPLSAEMVLALLALGCKNQTREELLLLLDVTDDKAIRSSYKYLTSTLKGIKGTTLNLANKVYLKEGGELKPGIKEDAKKIFQASLEQLDFDNKEAAAKTINNWVAQNTNNKITNIVSPDMFTENTRILLVNAIYFQGLWVNKFKVAALGNSSFLVNKTTKIHVPMISSPEEYFNYGTSQELKAELGVKTIFDDKKADINMLKSNEKLFVSDAIQKALIIVDENGTEATASTTSNVQIPCCARSIKRFEASHPFLYLLTARTIPLFIGIYEGSEYAEVPSERNDLTEYDMALLKRLSEVLNQRAPLGAPSI